One window from the genome of Chroococcidiopsis sp. TS-821 encodes:
- a CDS encoding chemotaxis protein CheW gives MISEFLTRGTTPSITTEQATGATQQFLRLHLVPDTTAMLAVNQITEVLTIPMTQVVPIPHMPAWVLGVYNWRGEILWIVDLGHLLGLTPLSQQTTYHSTYTAIVIRNAQSEKFALGTQNTTEKMLGLLVNRVEDLESCNPDIIQSPPQSAVKPEFVPYLRGYWLKPTGEIIVVLDGNSIIAGMAQN, from the coding sequence ATGATATCAGAGTTTTTGACTAGAGGCACGACACCCAGTATTACAACGGAACAAGCCACTGGTGCAACTCAACAGTTTTTGCGACTACACCTCGTTCCTGATACAACAGCTATGCTGGCAGTGAATCAGATAACCGAAGTGCTGACAATCCCGATGACTCAAGTTGTACCAATTCCCCATATGCCAGCTTGGGTACTAGGTGTTTATAACTGGCGGGGTGAAATTCTGTGGATTGTCGATTTAGGGCATTTGTTGGGGCTGACTCCGTTGTCGCAACAAACAACTTACCATTCAACTTATACGGCTATCGTTATCCGTAATGCTCAATCAGAGAAATTTGCTTTAGGAACTCAAAATACCACGGAAAAGATGCTGGGCTTATTAGTAAATCGAGTAGAAGATCTCGAATCGTGCAACCCAGACATCATTCAATCTCCTCCACAATCAGCAGTTAAACCTGAGTTTGTTCCTTATCTACGCGGATATTGGCTCAAACCAACAGGTGAAATTATAGTGGTGCTTGACGGTAACTCAATTATTGCGGGAATGGCTCAAAACTGA
- a CDS encoding methyl-accepting chemotaxis protein produces MVPSSEPNTNTSTSDAPNSFGQGTAIVHHQLPQTEETALPQNTEAIANELPTLPEPQPTKQRKSKGISLRYKATALAIALGTLPVLAIGATAYRFAHQAFVRQVIQGQVEKTSLIANKANGFMLERYGDLQTLSSSPIFTDPQLRAQTTLQQKQEILDTYIKNYKVYDSIAVFDLDGNVLFQSQGAALPNQRDQLYFQLVKKNAKSYIDLPTRLPASEEFVIQLAAPIRDRTTGEMIAILRTRMPVKQLANFLLTAGVEDEYHILDAAGAVFLDTGDNHHLGEEFFEHFPGLRRPLITRKSGSQIVTDMEDDEEVIAAYTPTQSLEGLPDLYWQIVLLKETAIAFAPLKSLEATLILGTGLTALLVGLLAAYLANRATKPILTAAETVERLGEGELDSRIPVKGNDELATLGSNINSMAARLQQLLDTQAAEAERVRQVKDITVKLVQYTQIQDLFEAAVTEARQALRVDRVVVYTFNERWQGTVVAESVVAGFPQALGADIDDPCFADKYVERYQQGRVQATDNIYAAGLTECHIKQLEQFAVKANLVAPVVQGGQLLGLLIAHQCSAPRSWQQSEIDLFSQVAAQVGFALDRAKLLEQQKTAKEQLQQRALELLQEVDPVSRGDLTIRAKVTADEIGTVADSYNATINSLRQIVTTVQTAAAQVANTTSSSEMAVAELSTEALRQAEEIALALEKVRQMSLSIQAVAESAAQAEAAVQQANETVLAGDRAMNRTVDGIEAIRETVAETAAKVRQLGESSQKISKVVSLISSFAEQTSLLSLNAAIEAARAGEEGRGFAVVADEVGSLARQSAEATAEIEKLVAEIQAETNALVTAMEAGTERVVTGTRLVDETRQSLNKITAVSAQISSLVQAISEASVMQSQASEEVTKTMSDVAAIANRTSNEATQVSAAFKQLLAVADEMQTSVGQFKVN; encoded by the coding sequence ATGGTTCCCTCTTCTGAACCCAATACAAATACTTCTACAAGTGATGCTCCTAATTCTTTTGGGCAAGGTACGGCGATTGTTCATCACCAGTTACCCCAAACCGAAGAAACTGCACTTCCACAAAACACAGAAGCGATCGCCAACGAATTACCAACGCTACCAGAACCCCAACCAACTAAACAGCGAAAGTCCAAGGGAATTAGTTTGCGGTATAAAGCAACTGCACTGGCGATCGCACTGGGGACTTTACCTGTTTTGGCAATTGGGGCGACTGCATACCGGTTTGCGCACCAAGCCTTTGTTAGACAGGTGATTCAAGGGCAAGTTGAAAAAACATCGCTGATTGCTAATAAAGCAAATGGCTTTATGCTGGAGCGTTATGGAGATTTACAAACGCTATCAAGTTCACCAATATTTACCGATCCGCAGTTGCGAGCGCAAACAACGCTGCAACAAAAGCAAGAAATTCTTGATACTTACATCAAAAACTACAAAGTATACGACAGTATCGCTGTTTTTGACCTTGATGGTAACGTCTTATTTCAATCGCAAGGTGCTGCACTACCAAACCAGCGCGATCAACTGTATTTTCAGTTAGTTAAGAAAAACGCCAAGTCATACATTGACTTACCGACAAGATTGCCAGCATCCGAAGAATTTGTCATTCAGTTGGCAGCACCAATTCGCGATCGCACCACAGGCGAAATGATCGCAATTTTACGTACGCGGATGCCTGTTAAGCAACTTGCCAACTTTCTGTTAACCGCAGGCGTCGAAGACGAGTATCATATCCTCGATGCCGCAGGGGCAGTCTTTTTGGATACCGGCGATAACCACCATCTCGGTGAAGAATTCTTTGAACACTTTCCTGGACTGAGAAGACCTTTAATTACGAGAAAATCTGGTTCCCAAATTGTCACTGACATGGAAGATGACGAGGAAGTTATCGCTGCGTATACTCCCACGCAGTCGCTCGAAGGGCTACCAGATTTGTACTGGCAAATCGTTCTTCTCAAAGAGACGGCGATCGCATTTGCGCCGCTCAAAAGCTTAGAAGCAACGCTCATTTTAGGAACTGGACTCACCGCGCTTTTGGTTGGTTTACTCGCCGCTTATCTTGCTAACCGCGCAACTAAACCAATTTTGACCGCAGCCGAAACTGTAGAACGACTTGGGGAAGGAGAACTAGACAGTCGCATTCCTGTTAAAGGTAATGACGAACTTGCTACTCTAGGCAGTAACATCAACTCAATGGCAGCCCGATTACAGCAATTGCTCGATACTCAAGCCGCTGAGGCCGAACGGGTACGCCAAGTAAAAGATATTACGGTAAAGTTAGTTCAATATACGCAAATACAAGATCTTTTTGAGGCTGCTGTTACAGAAGCTCGCCAAGCTCTCCGTGTTGATAGAGTCGTTGTTTATACTTTTAATGAGCGATGGCAGGGGACAGTGGTTGCAGAATCAGTTGTCGCTGGATTTCCCCAAGCTTTGGGTGCAGATATTGACGATCCGTGCTTTGCTGATAAATATGTCGAACGCTATCAACAAGGGCGGGTACAAGCTACAGATAATATCTACGCTGCTGGTTTGACGGAGTGTCATATCAAGCAACTTGAACAGTTTGCAGTTAAAGCAAATTTAGTCGCTCCTGTAGTGCAAGGCGGACAGCTTTTAGGCTTATTAATCGCGCATCAGTGTTCGGCACCGCGATCGTGGCAGCAATCTGAGATTGATTTATTCTCTCAAGTTGCAGCGCAAGTCGGCTTTGCTTTAGACCGTGCTAAGTTGCTAGAACAGCAAAAAACTGCTAAAGAACAGCTACAACAACGCGCGCTAGAGCTACTGCAAGAAGTTGACCCCGTTAGTCGCGGCGACCTCACCATCCGTGCCAAAGTGACTGCGGATGAAATTGGCACAGTTGCAGACTCTTACAACGCTACTATCAATAGCTTACGGCAGATCGTTACTACAGTACAAACCGCAGCAGCACAGGTAGCGAATACAACGTCAAGTAGTGAAATGGCAGTTGCGGAATTATCGACAGAAGCATTGCGTCAAGCAGAAGAAATTGCACTGGCACTCGAAAAAGTTCGCCAGATGTCACTATCAATTCAAGCTGTTGCTGAAAGTGCCGCCCAAGCCGAAGCAGCAGTACAACAAGCAAATGAAACCGTACTTGCAGGCGATCGCGCGATGAACCGTACAGTTGACGGTATTGAAGCCATTCGCGAAACAGTGGCAGAAACAGCCGCTAAAGTCCGACAACTCGGTGAATCTTCGCAAAAAATTTCTAAAGTAGTGAGTTTGATTAGTTCGTTTGCCGAACAAACAAGCTTGCTATCACTCAACGCCGCGATTGAGGCGGCGCGTGCTGGAGAAGAAGGACGCGGATTTGCCGTCGTTGCCGATGAAGTTGGTTCGCTGGCACGGCAATCGGCTGAAGCAACAGCAGAAATTGAAAAGCTTGTTGCCGAAATTCAGGCAGAAACCAATGCCTTAGTAACGGCAATGGAAGCAGGAACCGAACGAGTTGTAACGGGAACGCGGTTAGTTGATGAGACGCGGCAAAGTCTGAACAAGATTACTGCTGTCAGCGCCCAGATTAGTTCTTTGGTACAAGCGATTAGCGAAGCATCAGTGATGCAATCCCAAGCTTCTGAGGAAGTGACAAAAACAATGTCCGATGTGGCAGCGATCGCCAATCGCACTTCCAATGAAGCAACGCAAGTATCTGCTGCCTTTAAGCAACTACTAGCAGTCGCCGACGAAATGCAAACGAGTGTTGGTCAATTCAAAGTTAATTAG